Proteins encoded within one genomic window of Halocatena marina:
- a CDS encoding YeiH family protein, with translation MVNRSEPEQFVLPGLGVLAVIGLAARTVTAVVPVSHLIVAIFIGVIIGNIYGVPRWALAGVGTNKLLLEAGIVIMGANVALGRVIAAGPKILILVTATVVTTIVSVEVLARGTGIRNKVGSLLAAGSGICGVSAVVATAGSIEADEKQIAYAAATVLLFDALTLIIYPAIGHILGLSDTIFGIWAGLTMFSTGPVAAAGFAFSNTAGKWALLVKLTRNALIGVAAIGYALYYFHESKNATKQAAYGGWSRLWNSFPKFVLGFLAVMLVANAGILSPEHRSSLKHASDWLFLFAFSGLGLEIRFDELRSTGLKPVLVVLISLIGVSSLCLFVLMTIFDPTSLS, from the coding sequence ATGGTGAACCGATCTGAACCAGAACAGTTTGTGCTTCCTGGACTCGGAGTCCTCGCTGTGATCGGATTGGCCGCACGGACGGTCACAGCTGTTGTTCCGGTGAGTCATTTGATTGTTGCAATATTCATTGGGGTGATCATTGGGAATATTTACGGTGTTCCACGGTGGGCACTGGCTGGAGTCGGAACGAACAAACTCTTGCTCGAAGCAGGTATCGTTATCATGGGTGCAAACGTTGCTCTCGGCCGTGTTATCGCTGCTGGGCCGAAAATTCTTATACTCGTCACTGCGACAGTCGTGACAACCATCGTCTCGGTTGAAGTACTCGCACGGGGGACAGGGATCCGCAACAAGGTCGGTTCGTTGCTCGCTGCTGGATCAGGCATCTGCGGCGTTTCAGCTGTTGTCGCGACGGCGGGGAGCATCGAGGCGGATGAGAAACAGATCGCCTATGCTGCTGCGACTGTGCTACTGTTCGATGCATTGACGCTGATCATCTATCCGGCCATCGGTCACATTCTCGGGCTCTCAGACACTATCTTCGGTATCTGGGCAGGGTTGACAATGTTTAGTACCGGACCGGTAGCTGCTGCTGGTTTCGCGTTTTCAAATACCGCTGGAAAGTGGGCACTACTCGTCAAACTCACGCGAAACGCGCTGATTGGCGTTGCAGCGATTGGCTATGCACTGTATTATTTTCACGAATCAAAGAACGCAACGAAACAAGCCGCGTACGGTGGCTGGAGTCGGCTATGGAATTCCTTTCCGAAGTTCGTTTTGGGATTCCTCGCGGTCATGTTGGTCGCCAACGCTGGTATACTCTCCCCTGAGCATCGCTCCTCGTTGAAACATGCTTCCGATTGGCTGTTCCTGTTTGCGTTTTCCGGCCTTGGTCTTGAAATTCGATTCGATGAGCTTCGTTCGACTGGTCTCAAACCGGTACTCGTCGTGCTTATAAGTCTTATCGGAGTAAGCTCGCTCTGTCTATTCGTTCTCATGACTATTTTCGATCCAACATCCTTGTCGTGA
- the gfo6 gene encoding D-xylose 1-dehydrogenase Gfo6: MELDALFTDSCARDWVTTDPDSTAPVRFAVVGLGWFTKGRSLPALEASDRCEPTVLVSSTAEKAEQVAAATDGAIGISYDAFHDGVARDRYDAVYICTPNALHLDYASTAAAFEKAVLCEKPMERDSDRARTLVETCDAASVDLMIAYRMHTEPAVRRARELIESGYIGDPMEVRADMSQRLLDRVNSDPDQWRLDEELAGGGALFDIGIYPLNTARFLLDADPIAATGQTASTHAAFADVDETVSFMLEFPDSVFASCYASHNARQSSGITVTGTEGQVRVEPAFFQEQSRKLHLSRGDSQSSITLAMVDQMREEFDYFADRVRGDAHLSPNGEHGLVDMVTMEAIYKAAAEKTWIEIQ; the protein is encoded by the coding sequence ATGGAATTAGACGCATTGTTCACAGATAGCTGTGCACGCGACTGGGTAACGACCGATCCAGACTCAACAGCACCAGTCCGATTTGCGGTTGTCGGTCTCGGATGGTTCACGAAAGGACGCAGTTTGCCTGCGCTAGAAGCGAGCGACCGCTGTGAACCGACGGTGCTGGTTAGCAGCACGGCTGAAAAAGCCGAACAGGTAGCAGCAGCCACAGACGGGGCGATTGGCATCAGCTATGATGCGTTCCATGACGGTGTTGCGCGCGACAGATACGATGCTGTCTACATCTGTACCCCCAACGCACTGCATCTTGATTACGCGAGCACTGCAGCGGCCTTCGAGAAAGCTGTCCTCTGTGAGAAGCCGATGGAACGGGACAGTGACCGGGCACGGACCCTCGTCGAGACGTGCGATGCGGCCAGCGTTGATCTCATGATCGCCTACCGGATGCACACCGAACCAGCAGTTAGACGTGCGCGTGAACTCATCGAATCTGGATACATCGGTGATCCGATGGAAGTACGCGCAGACATGTCACAGCGGTTGCTTGATCGCGTTAATTCAGATCCGGATCAGTGGCGACTCGACGAGGAGCTCGCTGGAGGCGGTGCGCTCTTTGACATCGGCATCTACCCATTGAACACGGCCCGTTTCCTCTTGGACGCAGATCCGATTGCCGCAACAGGACAGACCGCGAGTACGCATGCCGCCTTCGCTGACGTGGATGAAACAGTTTCGTTCATGCTAGAGTTCCCTGATTCTGTGTTTGCGTCCTGCTATGCGAGTCACAACGCCCGCCAATCCAGTGGTATCACCGTAACCGGGACAGAAGGACAAGTTCGTGTCGAACCCGCGTTCTTTCAGGAGCAATCACGGAAACTCCACCTCTCTCGGGGAGACAGCCAATCATCTATCACGCTTGCGATGGTCGACCAAATGCGCGAGGAGTTCGATTATTTCGCTGATCGCGTACGCGGAGATGCACACCTGTCCCCGAACGGCGAACACGGACTCGTCGACATGGTAACGATGGAGGCTATTTATAAAGCAGCGGCCGAGAAGACTTGGATCGAAATTCAGTAA
- a CDS encoding helix-turn-helix domain-containing protein encodes MREFTFTIEYEYGVDPVMNVFIDNPNSVARSLDGFVTKDQFWRIERISGSVDVLDQIKRVRFDDGTCGESVTQRDCDATRYHDVLERRNGELVLYTYLEDIQDCESIHTLAGKHLPPGLVFETHRQASQHSWRVLMRSDTHVGVLYDEITARLRDGLSFRMGHLRDADGWQRDSLASLTLPAEQRTALSAAVEGGYYETPRKTTLDDLAATLDIPRSTFSYRLRQAEIQLAHRYVTDNKRNQWF; translated from the coding sequence ATGCGGGAATTCACGTTTACGATCGAATACGAGTACGGAGTCGACCCTGTCATGAACGTTTTCATCGACAATCCGAATTCGGTGGCGCGTTCGCTTGACGGATTCGTGACCAAGGATCAGTTCTGGCGGATCGAACGAATCTCTGGGTCAGTAGATGTACTCGATCAGATCAAACGGGTCCGATTCGATGATGGGACCTGTGGTGAGTCGGTCACGCAACGTGACTGCGATGCGACCCGCTATCACGACGTTCTCGAACGTCGCAATGGAGAACTTGTCCTCTATACGTATCTCGAAGACATTCAGGACTGTGAGTCTATTCACACGCTTGCAGGAAAACACCTTCCACCGGGACTTGTCTTTGAGACGCATCGTCAAGCGAGTCAGCATTCGTGGCGTGTGCTGATGCGGTCAGACACGCACGTTGGTGTACTCTACGACGAGATCACCGCACGACTGCGTGATGGACTTTCGTTCCGGATGGGCCACCTCCGCGACGCTGACGGTTGGCAGCGCGACTCTCTTGCGTCGCTTACATTACCTGCCGAGCAACGAACTGCACTCAGCGCAGCCGTGGAGGGTGGATATTACGAAACGCCACGCAAAACAACGCTCGACGATCTCGCAGCAACCCTCGATATCCCCCGCTCGACGTTCTCCTACCGACTCCGACAGGCAGAGATACAACTCGCACATCGCTACGTCACAGACAACAAACGAAACCAGTGGTTTTGA
- a CDS encoding aldehyde dehydrogenase, with product MSLDAANRLDKRMLIDGEWTDADDRIAVTNPYDGTAVGSVPLASTSLVNEAIEAADHAHRASTLSAYERYELLAAAAAELEARADDVATIITSEQGKPISEARTEVDRAVQTLQLSGEEAKRMFGEYIPMDGQKGFAKDHCFTQHEPLGVVAAITPFNFPLNLMVHKVGPALAAGNAVVGKPASNTPLSSIVLFECLEAASEDIGAPDGLVNIVTGSGSTVGDAFLDHEAVEAISFTGSTDVGTYLANNSGMKELTLELGGNDPTIVWDDTDIEQAAEQLISGACSNAGQVCNSVERILVHEDIEAELIDALVEAAKSLTIGDPMNEATDVAAMIDDDQFQTVVDLLKMTIDEGATVECGGGYGDNLGTRVFEPTVLSGVTSEMPAAKEEVFGPLVPVISVSDFDEAIEEANTTNYGLEAGLFTQDIDRAKRAADEIDAGGVNINTVSGFRADHMPYGGFKDSGVGKEGIKYAVDHFSREKLVGFHRGFIA from the coding sequence ATGAGTTTGGATGCAGCCAACCGGTTAGACAAGAGAATGCTCATCGATGGCGAATGGACCGATGCTGATGATAGGATTGCAGTCACCAATCCATATGACGGAACAGCTGTCGGGTCCGTCCCGTTGGCGAGCACGTCACTGGTGAATGAAGCTATCGAGGCAGCCGACCATGCCCACCGTGCATCGACGCTCTCGGCCTACGAACGCTACGAGTTGCTCGCTGCTGCCGCCGCCGAACTCGAAGCACGCGCAGACGACGTGGCGACGATCATCACGAGCGAACAGGGAAAACCGATTTCCGAAGCGCGAACGGAGGTCGACAGAGCCGTGCAGACGCTGCAGCTCTCCGGTGAGGAGGCAAAGCGAATGTTCGGCGAATACATCCCGATGGACGGCCAGAAAGGATTTGCGAAGGATCACTGTTTCACCCAGCACGAACCGCTTGGCGTCGTCGCCGCCATCACGCCGTTCAACTTTCCACTAAACCTCATGGTACACAAGGTTGGACCTGCCCTTGCTGCGGGTAACGCGGTCGTCGGTAAACCCGCATCCAACACACCACTGAGTTCTATCGTGTTGTTCGAGTGTCTCGAAGCGGCCAGTGAGGATATCGGTGCGCCTGATGGTCTCGTGAACATCGTCACTGGAAGTGGATCAACAGTCGGTGACGCTTTCCTCGACCACGAGGCAGTCGAAGCCATTTCGTTTACGGGTTCGACGGATGTCGGTACGTATCTTGCAAATAATAGTGGTATGAAAGAACTTACTTTAGAACTCGGTGGAAATGATCCAACAATTGTCTGGGATGACACCGACATTGAGCAGGCTGCTGAGCAGCTTATTAGTGGAGCCTGTTCGAACGCTGGGCAGGTTTGTAACAGTGTCGAGCGTATTCTTGTCCACGAAGACATCGAAGCCGAACTCATCGATGCGCTGGTTGAGGCCGCTAAATCGCTAACTATCGGTGATCCCATGAACGAAGCGACCGACGTCGCAGCAATGATTGATGATGATCAATTCCAGACCGTGGTCGATCTGCTCAAGATGACCATCGACGAGGGCGCTACCGTAGAATGCGGTGGCGGCTACGGAGACAATCTCGGAACTCGCGTATTCGAACCGACAGTCCTGTCGGGCGTCACGTCGGAGATGCCCGCAGCCAAAGAAGAGGTATTTGGTCCGCTCGTGCCGGTTATTTCTGTGAGCGACTTCGACGAAGCAATCGAAGAAGCCAATACCACAAACTACGGGCTCGAAGCCGGACTGTTCACGCAGGATATCGATCGCGCGAAACGCGCTGCCGACGAGATTGACGCCGGCGGTGTGAACATCAATACGGTCTCCGGATTTCGAGCGGACCACATGCCCTACGGCGGATTCAAGGATTCTGGCGTTGGCAAGGAGGGTATCAAGTACGCTGTCGATCACTTTTCTCGTGAGAAGCTCGTTGGATTCCACCGAGGATTCATCGCCTAA
- a CDS encoding dihydrodipicolinate synthase family protein, with translation MATPTDRRTEEIDVSTLERFTDSLVEAGVHGLFPGGSIGEFSSLTPDQNHTVIETVASVVGDRTCVFAGCGDTSVDAVVENTRTAAETNADVAVIVTPYYLSTTQMGLEEFFTNVAECSPLPIVLYNIPPLTGNAIEIETVISLADHPNIVGLKDTSGDLTYHHQVNEQTNAAFSVFQGATELAAASLELGADGIIAGPANIFPNLLARLYNAHAAGDNDAVSCIMNTVVVPMVSATSDLPTAAAIKHLVAVHGMDIGTPLPPLPPLTKTERAQLERTYRHVVEAIENNIITQ, from the coding sequence ATGGCTACGCCTACCGACAGGCGTACCGAGGAGATCGATGTATCTACACTCGAGCGATTCACCGATTCGCTCGTCGAGGCTGGCGTTCACGGTCTGTTTCCGGGCGGCTCGATTGGCGAATTCTCAAGTCTGACACCCGACCAGAACCACACTGTTATCGAGACCGTCGCTTCGGTCGTCGGCGACCGCACTTGCGTCTTCGCCGGCTGTGGTGACACGAGTGTCGATGCTGTCGTCGAGAATACTCGGACTGCTGCTGAGACGAACGCAGACGTCGCAGTCATCGTCACTCCGTACTATCTGAGTACGACCCAGATGGGACTCGAAGAATTCTTCACCAACGTCGCGGAATGTTCGCCGTTACCGATCGTCTTGTACAATATCCCGCCATTGACCGGCAACGCCATCGAAATCGAGACCGTGATATCGCTCGCAGATCACCCGAACATCGTTGGTCTAAAGGATACATCCGGGGACCTCACATATCACCACCAAGTCAACGAACAGACGAACGCCGCGTTCTCTGTTTTTCAAGGAGCAACTGAACTCGCCGCTGCGTCGCTCGAACTTGGAGCTGATGGCATCATCGCGGGGCCTGCAAATATATTCCCAAATCTCCTTGCCCGTCTGTACAACGCTCACGCGGCCGGTGATAATGATGCTGTATCTTGTATTATGAACACTGTCGTCGTGCCCATGGTCAGTGCGACATCTGACCTTCCGACCGCAGCGGCAATCAAGCATCTCGTTGCCGTACACGGGATGGACATCGGAACGCCACTCCCGCCGCTTCCACCGCTGACGAAAACCGAGCGTGCGCAGCTGGAACGGACGTATCGTCATGTAGTTGAGGCTATCGAGAACAATATCATCACACAGTAA